In Rhodococcus sp. OK302, one genomic interval encodes:
- the wag31 gene encoding DivIVA-like cell division protein Wag31, translating to MPQLTPADVHNVAFSKPPIGKRGYNEDEVDAFLDLVEQALSQLIEENADLHQRVGELDQELAAAKKAPAPAGAQAAPVAPQPKPEPARVVEAPKPAPVVAPVPVAAAAPVPQSADTHMQAAKVLGLAQEMADRLTGDAKAESEQLLGSARTNSEQLMSEARSKADGMISDARNKSEAMLTDAQTRSETQLRQAQEKADALKADAEKKHTEIMATINQQRSVLEGRIEQLKTFEREYRVRLKSYLESQLEELEQRGSAVPVDGGQESFSPSFAKGNS from the coding sequence ATGCCGCAACTGACTCCAGCTGACGTGCACAACGTTGCGTTCAGCAAGCCGCCTATCGGCAAGCGCGGCTACAACGAAGACGAGGTCGACGCATTTCTTGATCTCGTCGAGCAGGCACTTTCGCAGCTCATCGAAGAAAATGCAGATCTGCATCAGCGCGTAGGTGAGCTGGATCAGGAACTTGCCGCCGCGAAGAAGGCGCCGGCACCGGCTGGTGCGCAGGCCGCTCCGGTTGCTCCGCAGCCCAAGCCTGAACCCGCTCGCGTGGTAGAGGCTCCCAAGCCCGCTCCCGTCGTGGCACCGGTCCCCGTGGCCGCAGCAGCTCCGGTACCTCAGAGCGCTGACACACACATGCAGGCAGCCAAGGTCCTCGGCCTGGCTCAGGAGATGGCCGATCGCCTTACCGGTGATGCCAAGGCGGAGTCCGAGCAGCTGCTCGGAAGCGCTCGCACCAACTCCGAGCAGCTGATGAGCGAAGCTCGCAGCAAGGCTGACGGCATGATCTCGGACGCTCGCAACAAGTCGGAAGCAATGCTCACCGACGCGCAGACTCGCTCCGAGACTCAGCTTCGCCAGGCTCAGGAGAAGGCCGACGCTCTCAAGGCGGACGCCGAGAAGAAGCACACCGAGATCATGGCGACCATCAACCAGCAGCGTTCGGTCCTCGAAGGCCGTATCGAGCAGCTCAAGACGTTCGAACGTGAGTACCGGGTGCGCCTCAAGTCCTACCTGGAATCGCAGCTCGAAGAGCTCGAACAGCGCGGTTCCGCAGTGCCGGTCGACGGTGGCCAGGAATCTTTCAGCCCGTCGTTCGCAAAGGGAAACAGCTGA
- a CDS encoding YggT family protein, whose protein sequence is MNGLLEVIYLVLVIFWLLLIGRVIVEFVRSFARDWRPSGLVAVILETVFTITDPPVKLLRKLIPPINLGGVRLDLSIMVLLFIVIILMSVVGSAR, encoded by the coding sequence GTGAACGGGCTCCTCGAAGTGATCTATCTAGTGCTGGTTATCTTCTGGCTTTTGTTGATCGGCAGAGTGATAGTCGAGTTCGTTCGTTCGTTCGCCAGAGACTGGCGACCGTCGGGACTGGTCGCAGTCATTCTCGAAACAGTTTTCACTATCACCGATCCGCCGGTGAAACTCCTTCGTAAGTTGATCCCTCCGATCAACCTGGGTGGGGTTCGCCTGGATCTATCCATCATGGTCTTGCTTTTCATCGTCATCATCCTGATGTCGGTTGTCGGCTCGGCGCGGTAG
- a CDS encoding cell division protein SepF yields MSNLHKFKAYFGMVPLDDYEDEYVEEPDQARRAPRRSHDGYAERDDREFAEPAFSKAGYAPSRREEEEADFDRYDSRPRIDAVGSRAPRPSMAPRPASRGNLAVDARAERPEVRRAPVVDDGGPLAKITTLRPQSYAEARTIGERFRDGTPVIMDLVDMSNADAKRLVDFAAGLAFALRGSFDKVATKVFLLSPADIDVSAEERRRIAETGFYSQK; encoded by the coding sequence ATGAGCAACCTGCACAAGTTCAAGGCTTACTTCGGCATGGTTCCCCTCGATGACTACGAGGACGAGTACGTGGAGGAGCCCGACCAGGCTCGTCGCGCACCTCGTCGTAGCCACGATGGTTACGCCGAACGCGATGACCGTGAGTTTGCCGAACCGGCGTTCTCGAAGGCCGGTTACGCACCCAGTCGTCGTGAAGAGGAAGAAGCCGATTTCGATCGCTACGATTCGCGTCCGCGCATCGATGCAGTCGGAAGCCGCGCGCCTCGCCCCTCGATGGCACCGCGTCCGGCCAGCCGCGGAAACCTAGCAGTCGACGCTCGCGCCGAGCGCCCCGAGGTTCGCCGCGCGCCCGTAGTCGACGACGGCGGCCCGCTGGCGAAGATCACCACGCTGCGCCCACAGAGCTACGCCGAGGCCCGGACTATCGGTGAGCGATTCCGCGACGGAACTCCCGTCATCATGGATTTGGTCGATATGAGCAACGCCGATGCGAAGCGACTGGTCGATTTTGCCGCCGGTCTGGCTTTTGCCCTGCGCGGTTCTTTCGACAAGGTCGCCACCAAAGTGTTTCTTCTCTCACCGGCTGACATCGATGTGTCGGCCGAAGAGCGTCGTCGCATCGCGGAGACGGGCTTCTACAGCCAAAAATGA
- a CDS encoding YggS family pyridoxal phosphate-dependent enzyme, which translates to MNDDADSSRVADIASALDSVRARLAAACVAAGRPATDVKLLPVTKYFPASDARILYDLGCREFGESREQEAITKVAEFDAATRTESAEPVRWHMIGQLQRNKARSVAKWAYAIHSVDSSRLADALDRGALGALDDGDRTSPLRVLIQVSLDGDPSRGGVTLEELASLADRIERAEGLEFSGLMAVPPLGSDPDEQFSILHGAHRALLESHPGAIELSAGMTGDLEAAVRHGSTCVRVGTALLGSRPVTSK; encoded by the coding sequence ATGAACGACGACGCCGATTCTTCGCGAGTAGCCGACATCGCGTCGGCACTCGACTCGGTGCGGGCCAGACTGGCGGCGGCGTGTGTCGCTGCCGGTCGGCCCGCCACCGACGTGAAGCTCCTGCCGGTGACAAAGTATTTTCCGGCATCTGATGCGCGGATTCTCTACGACTTGGGTTGCCGTGAGTTCGGGGAGTCCCGCGAGCAGGAAGCGATCACGAAAGTCGCGGAATTCGACGCTGCGACGCGTACTGAGTCCGCCGAGCCCGTTCGCTGGCACATGATCGGCCAGTTGCAGCGGAACAAGGCGCGATCCGTCGCCAAATGGGCCTACGCAATTCACTCCGTCGACAGCTCACGGCTGGCCGATGCCCTCGATCGTGGCGCGCTCGGCGCGCTCGACGACGGTGATCGCACCTCGCCGTTGCGCGTGTTGATCCAAGTCAGTCTCGACGGTGACCCCTCGCGTGGCGGTGTCACTCTCGAAGAATTGGCATCTCTTGCCGACAGAATCGAGCGAGCCGAGGGGTTGGAATTTTCCGGCCTGATGGCCGTTCCGCCGCTGGGTTCCGATCCCGACGAGCAGTTCTCGATCCTGCACGGCGCGCATCGGGCGCTCCTCGAATCACACCCCGGTGCAATCGAATTGTCGGCCGGCATGACCGGCGATCTGGAGGCGGCAGTTCGCCACGGATCGACATGCGTGCGTGTCGGAACCGCACTGCTCGGCTCACGACCAGTAACCTCGAAATGA
- the pgeF gene encoding peptidoglycan editing factor PgeF, whose product MLSTEKPTANFRVRRVVTSRAGGVSQAPYDSFNLGDHVGDNADAVESNRRRLAQEIGVEPNHLVWMEQIHSRNVTVVTAPTDEVIAVTDALVTTVPGLALATLSADCVPVLLSDEQAGVIAAIHAGRIGARIGIVPRVLAEMVRQGADVSRIGAFLGPAASGRQYEVPAAMRADVEKHLPGSATRTVKGTPGLDLRAGIRKQLLDAGVTGVAEDPRCTIEDKALFSHRRESLTGRQAAVIWMDPIAPAVAPIESAPAESAAAETD is encoded by the coding sequence ATCTTGAGTACCGAGAAGCCGACCGCTAATTTTCGAGTCCGCCGCGTCGTGACGAGTCGAGCAGGCGGTGTTTCACAGGCGCCGTACGACTCGTTCAACCTCGGTGACCACGTTGGCGACAACGCCGACGCCGTCGAGTCCAATCGTCGTCGCCTCGCGCAGGAAATCGGCGTCGAGCCGAATCATCTTGTCTGGATGGAACAAATCCATTCGCGCAACGTCACCGTCGTGACGGCGCCGACGGACGAGGTCATTGCGGTGACCGATGCTTTGGTCACCACCGTTCCCGGCCTTGCGCTCGCGACGCTCAGTGCCGACTGTGTTCCGGTTCTGCTGTCCGACGAGCAAGCCGGAGTGATCGCCGCGATTCATGCCGGTCGGATCGGCGCCCGCATCGGAATCGTGCCTCGTGTGTTGGCCGAGATGGTCCGCCAGGGTGCCGACGTTTCGCGTATCGGAGCCTTCCTCGGACCTGCCGCCAGCGGCCGCCAGTACGAGGTTCCCGCGGCGATGCGCGCTGATGTGGAAAAGCACTTGCCGGGCAGTGCAACTCGCACTGTAAAGGGCACTCCCGGGCTCGACCTCCGGGCCGGAATCCGCAAGCAACTCCTCGATGCGGGTGTTACCGGCGTTGCCGAGGATCCGCGTTGCACCATCGAGGACAAGGCACTGTTCAGTCATCGTCGCGAGTCACTCACGGGACGTCAGGCCGCAGTGATCTGGATGGATCCGATCGCCCCGGCCGTAGCTCCGATCGAATCCGCACCAGCCGAATCCGCAGCTGCGGAAACCGACTAG
- the ftsZ gene encoding cell division protein FtsZ, with translation MTPPHNYLAVIKVVGIGGGGVNAVNRMIEQGLKGVEFIAVNTDAQALLMSDADVKLDVGRELTRGLGAGADPEVGRKAAEDHKDEIEEVIKGADMVFVTAGEGGGTGTGGAPVVAAIARKLGALTVGVVTRPFSFEGKRRGGQADTGIQALRESCDTLIVIPNDRLLQLGDAAVSLMDAFRSADEVLLNGVQGITDLITTPGLINVDFADVKGVMSGAGSALMGIGSSRGEGRAIKAAESAINSPLLEASMEGARGVLLSIAGGSDLGLFEINEAATLVQEAAHIDANIIFGTVIDDSLGDEVRVTVIAAGFDGGAPARRPVESSAPGRGSIGAGRAGEVGRSPVAAEPPVEQQVPVAREPIGGGSLPPLDGPRHAPQPEDDGDDDVDVPVFMRR, from the coding sequence ATGACGCCCCCGCATAACTACCTCGCCGTAATCAAGGTCGTCGGCATCGGCGGCGGCGGCGTGAACGCAGTCAACCGCATGATCGAACAGGGACTCAAGGGAGTCGAGTTCATCGCGGTCAACACGGACGCGCAAGCCCTCCTGATGAGTGACGCCGACGTCAAGCTCGACGTCGGTCGCGAACTGACCCGCGGTCTCGGTGCCGGTGCTGATCCTGAGGTCGGCCGCAAGGCTGCCGAGGATCACAAGGACGAGATCGAAGAGGTCATCAAGGGCGCCGACATGGTGTTCGTGACCGCTGGTGAAGGCGGTGGAACCGGAACCGGTGGCGCCCCTGTCGTCGCGGCCATCGCGCGGAAGCTGGGCGCACTGACGGTCGGCGTCGTGACGCGGCCGTTCTCCTTCGAAGGCAAGCGACGTGGCGGCCAGGCCGACACGGGAATTCAGGCATTGCGCGAGTCGTGCGACACGCTCATTGTCATCCCCAACGATCGCCTGCTTCAGCTCGGCGACGCGGCCGTCAGTCTGATGGATGCGTTCCGTAGCGCCGACGAGGTTCTCCTCAACGGCGTTCAGGGCATCACCGACCTGATCACCACGCCCGGACTGATCAACGTGGACTTCGCGGACGTGAAGGGCGTTATGTCCGGTGCGGGTAGTGCGCTCATGGGTATCGGCTCGTCCCGCGGCGAAGGCCGAGCGATCAAAGCCGCTGAGTCCGCTATCAACTCGCCGCTTCTCGAAGCATCGATGGAAGGCGCCCGCGGCGTTCTGCTGTCGATCGCCGGCGGCAGCGATCTGGGCTTGTTCGAGATCAACGAAGCGGCAACGCTCGTGCAGGAAGCCGCACATATCGACGCCAACATCATCTTCGGAACGGTCATCGACGATTCACTCGGCGACGAAGTTCGTGTGACGGTCATCGCTGCCGGTTTCGACGGCGGTGCGCCTGCGCGTCGTCCGGTCGAGTCGAGTGCACCCGGCCGCGGATCCATCGGCGCCGGCCGGGCGGGTGAGGTCGGACGTTCACCCGTTGCGGCGGAACCCCCTGTGGAGCAGCAGGTTCCGGTCGCGCGTGAGCCCATCGGCGGCGGCTCGCTGCCGCCGCTCGACGGACCGCGTCACGCACCACAACCGGAAGACGACGGCGACGACGACGTCGACGTTCCCGTCTTCATGCGTCGCTGA
- a CDS encoding cell division protein FtsQ/DivIB has protein sequence MLPFATVVVVGLFLTAWLSPVLSVRGTEVRGATTVGESEILELLAIPAGQPLMRVDTGSAAARVAAIPKVASARVQRMYPSTIRVTVTERVPVVFIDSPEGAHLLDEAGIDFEMGVPPPGVPRLVTAAPGWNDPSTLAALNVLAALPPELRFQVGEVAARSISDVSLTLVDGRVVNWGGVEKSDRKAVVTLPLLTQPGQTYDVSSPDLPTVR, from the coding sequence ATGCTGCCGTTTGCGACAGTGGTCGTCGTCGGGCTTTTCCTGACAGCATGGTTGTCTCCGGTGCTTTCGGTGCGCGGCACCGAGGTCCGGGGAGCGACGACGGTTGGCGAGTCGGAGATTCTGGAATTGCTGGCGATTCCCGCGGGCCAGCCGCTGATGCGGGTGGACACCGGCTCGGCTGCGGCGCGGGTTGCGGCCATTCCCAAAGTGGCGTCGGCGCGGGTGCAGCGAATGTATCCGTCGACCATTCGCGTGACGGTGACCGAACGCGTGCCGGTGGTGTTCATCGATTCTCCGGAAGGTGCGCATCTTCTGGACGAAGCGGGCATTGATTTCGAGATGGGTGTTCCGCCGCCGGGTGTGCCGCGATTGGTGACGGCAGCACCGGGGTGGAACGATCCGTCGACGTTGGCTGCGCTGAACGTCCTGGCCGCCTTGCCGCCGGAACTACGTTTCCAGGTGGGAGAGGTTGCTGCGCGGTCGATTTCGGATGTGTCATTGACTCTGGTGGACGGGCGAGTGGTCAACTGGGGAGGCGTCGAGAAGTCTGATCGCAAGGCTGTGGTGACGCTTCCGCTGCTGACTCAGCCAGGTCAGACCTACGACGTATCGAGCCCTGATCTTCCGACAGTGCGTTAG